The DNA sequence GACTGACTACGCGCGGATCGAGCGAGCGATCCGCTACCTCGACCGCGAGCGCGCCGCGGCACCGTCCCTGGCGGACGTCGCTGCGCACGTGGGCCTCAGTGAATCGCACTTCCAGCGCATGTTCACGCGCTGGGCAGGCATCAGCCCGAAACGCTTCGTGCAGTACCGCACGGCGGAGATGGTGAAGCGCCTGCTGCGCGAGCGGCGTCCGGTGCTCGAGACCACGTACGAGGCGGGACTGTCGGGCCCAGGGCGCCTGCATGACTTGGTCGTGAACGCCGAGGCCGTCACGCCGGGCGAGCTGCAGCGCGGCGGCTTGGGCGTGACGGTCCGGTACGGATTCCATCCCACGCCGTTCGGCGACTGCCTGATCGCCGTGACGCCGCGCGGGGTCTGCCATCTCGCGTTCGTCGAGCCGCTCTCGCGCACGGAAGCGCTCGCGCGCCTCGAGCATGACTGGCCCTTGGCGCAGCTCACGCCGGACCAAGCCGCCACGCGCGCAGCGGCGGCGAAGGCCTTCCCGCCGCCCGGCAGCAGCGCGGTGCCGTCGCTCGCGCTGCACGTGAAGGGGACGAACTTCCAGCTCAAGGTGTGGAAGGCGCTGCTGGAGATCCCCGTCGGCGACGTCACCACGTACGGGGCGATCGCCACGAAGCTGGGCGACCCCAAGGCCTCACGCGCCGTCGGCGCGGCGGTGGGCGCGAACCCCGTGAGCTACCTGATTCCCTGCCACCGCGTGATTCGCGCCAGTGGGGAGCTGGGAG is a window from the Pseudogemmatithrix spongiicola genome containing:
- a CDS encoding methylated-DNA--[protein]-cysteine S-methyltransferase gives rise to the protein MDATTDYARIERAIRYLDRERAAAPSLADVAAHVGLSESHFQRMFTRWAGISPKRFVQYRTAEMVKRLLRERRPVLETTYEAGLSGPGRLHDLVVNAEAVTPGELQRGGLGVTVRYGFHPTPFGDCLIAVTPRGVCHLAFVEPLSRTEALARLEHDWPLAQLTPDQAATRAAAAKAFPPPGSSAVPSLALHVKGTNFQLKVWKALLEIPVGDVTTYGAIATKLGDPKASRAVGAAVGANPVSYLIPCHRVIRASGELGGYAWGVERKKVMLRREAMLTER